From one Bifidobacterium sp. WK012_4_13 genomic stretch:
- the rpsO gene encoding 30S ribosomal protein S15, whose translation MALTAQEKQEIVTKYATHEGDTGSPEVQIALLTKRISDLTEHLKEHKHDHHSRRGLLLMVGDRRRLLDYLQRVDIERYRSLIGRLGLRR comes from the coding sequence GTGGCACTTACGGCACAGGAAAAGCAAGAGATCGTCACCAAGTACGCGACGCATGAAGGTGATACGGGTTCTCCCGAGGTTCAAATCGCGTTGCTGACCAAGCGCATCAGCGACCTGACCGAGCACCTGAAGGAGCATAAGCACGACCACCATTCACGTCGTGGCCTGCTTCTCATGGTTGGCGACCGTCGTCGTCTGCTCGATTACCTCCAGCGTGTTGACATCGAACGTTACCGTTCGTTGATCGGCCGTCTGGGATTGCGTCGATAA